The following proteins come from a genomic window of Rutidosis leptorrhynchoides isolate AG116_Rl617_1_P2 chromosome 10, CSIRO_AGI_Rlap_v1, whole genome shotgun sequence:
- the LOC139872549 gene encoding uncharacterized protein isoform X2, whose translation MAGDPATFVRLPATLLLLAILNSVCFVISGELPSLSVAEYASLQVSPNLVVEKSPGSRPGSQVVCERVEINGLSRISNLTSFFSSVKVKVSTGHYANISVCFHRNASLGVGMCPNGQWEKLTKGSWVRSMSPFDHKLLDVRIVGFPVGTVEVELNEERYLYRVIFLVLGILLMTFASFLSNSLAVYYGGAMTLGVMLVVLVILFQGMKILPTGRKSSLGLFLYGSIVGVGSFLFSYVPTLLRSLLAEMGIGEDAYSPLAVFLLAFVGLTGAWLGFWAVRKLVLTEDGSIDSGVAHFVAWSFRILAASMILQSSVDPLLAVGALIGGVVIPLALKGFIINVHSKMSFRKNKGKRVSKPVYSPVEDSYEDKPKFHKLSDSNTFVSTFHDTTERKHYSKEEWDEFTKKSTKKALESLVRSADFNSWAVANTDKLTLRPKKDTETRKQSWLPWS comes from the exons ATGGCCGGGGATCCGGCCACCTTCGTTCGACTTCCGGCCACCCTCCTCCTTCTAGCCATCTTGAATTCCGTCTGTTTCGTTATCTCCGGCGAGTTACCTTCTCTAT CTGTTGCGGAGTATGCTTCGTTGCAGGTATCTCCAAATTTAGTAGTGGAAAAGTCTCCAGGTTCAAGACCTGGATCTCAAGTGGTTTGCGAACGAGTAGAAATTAATGGCTTGTCGAGAATCAGCAATCTCACTAGCTTCTTCTCTTCGGTGAAAGTAAAGGTTTCTACTGGTCATTATGCAAACATAAGTGTTTGTTTTCATAG GAATGCATCACTTGGGGTTGGGATGTGCCCTAACGGTCAGTGGGAAAAACTTACCAAAGGGTCATGGGTCAGATCCATGTCTCCTTTTGATCACAAGCTATTGGATGTACGGATTGTGGGCTTTCCAGTAGGAACTGTTGAGGTCGAACTGAATGAAG AAAGATATTTGTATCGGGTTATATTTCTGGTACTGGGAATACTACTGATGACATTTGCATCATTTTTGAGCAACTCTTTAGCAGTCTATTATGGTGGTGCAATGACATTAGGGGTTATGCTGGTTGTGCTGGTTATCTTATTTCAG GGAATGAAGATTCTCCCAACTGGTCGAAAGAGTTCACTTGGATTATTTCTATATGGATCCATT GTTGGAGTTGGATCCTTTCTGTTTAGCTATGTACCAACTTTATTGCGCTCACTACTTGCTGAGATGGGAATTGGTGAAGATGCGTACAGTCCT CTAGCAGTATTCCTACTAGCTTTTGTTGGTTTAACTGGAGCGTGGTTAGGCTTCTGGGCTGTTCGTAAACTTGTCCTTACAGAAGACGGATCGATTGATAGTGGTGTGGCTCACTTTGTTGCATGGTCTTTCCGAATTCTGGCCGCTAGTATGATTCTTCAG AGTTCGGTGGATCCTTTATTAGCAGTCGGAGCGTTGATAGGAGGAGTTGTCATTCCACTAGCATTGAAGGGGTTCATCATAAATGTTCACAGCAA AATGTCTTTTAGAAAGAACAAGGGAAAGCGCGTAAGTAAACCTGTTTATTCACCCGTTGAAGACTCTTACGAAGATAAACCTAAATTTCACAAGCTATCAGATTCAAACACATTCGTCTCTACCTTCCACGACACAACTGAAAGAAAACACTACTCGAAAGAAGAATGGGACGAGTTCACAAAAAAGTCAACCAAGAAAGCACTAGAAAGTCTTGTACGGTCAGCAGATTTCAATAGCTGGGCTGTCGCTAACACGGATAAACTCACTTTACGTCCCAAGAAAGACACtgaaacaagaaaacaaagttggCTTCCATGGTCTTGA
- the LOC139872549 gene encoding uncharacterized protein isoform X1 produces MAGDPATFVRLPATLLLLAILNSVCFVISGELPSLSVAEYASLQVSPNLVVEKSPGSRPGSQVVCERVEINGLSRISNLTSFFSSVKVKVSTGHYANISVCFHRNASLGVGMCPNGQWEKLTKGSWVRSMSPFDHKLLDVRIVGFPVGTVEVELNEERYLYRVIFLVLGILLMTFASFLSNSLAVYYGGAMTLGVMLVVLVILFQFSVMQGMKILPTGRKSSLGLFLYGSIVGVGSFLFSYVPTLLRSLLAEMGIGEDAYSPLAVFLLAFVGLTGAWLGFWAVRKLVLTEDGSIDSGVAHFVAWSFRILAASMILQSSVDPLLAVGALIGGVVIPLALKGFIINVHSKMSFRKNKGKRVSKPVYSPVEDSYEDKPKFHKLSDSNTFVSTFHDTTERKHYSKEEWDEFTKKSTKKALESLVRSADFNSWAVANTDKLTLRPKKDTETRKQSWLPWS; encoded by the exons ATGGCCGGGGATCCGGCCACCTTCGTTCGACTTCCGGCCACCCTCCTCCTTCTAGCCATCTTGAATTCCGTCTGTTTCGTTATCTCCGGCGAGTTACCTTCTCTAT CTGTTGCGGAGTATGCTTCGTTGCAGGTATCTCCAAATTTAGTAGTGGAAAAGTCTCCAGGTTCAAGACCTGGATCTCAAGTGGTTTGCGAACGAGTAGAAATTAATGGCTTGTCGAGAATCAGCAATCTCACTAGCTTCTTCTCTTCGGTGAAAGTAAAGGTTTCTACTGGTCATTATGCAAACATAAGTGTTTGTTTTCATAG GAATGCATCACTTGGGGTTGGGATGTGCCCTAACGGTCAGTGGGAAAAACTTACCAAAGGGTCATGGGTCAGATCCATGTCTCCTTTTGATCACAAGCTATTGGATGTACGGATTGTGGGCTTTCCAGTAGGAACTGTTGAGGTCGAACTGAATGAAG AAAGATATTTGTATCGGGTTATATTTCTGGTACTGGGAATACTACTGATGACATTTGCATCATTTTTGAGCAACTCTTTAGCAGTCTATTATGGTGGTGCAATGACATTAGGGGTTATGCTGGTTGTGCTGGTTATCTTATTTCAG TTTTCTGTAATGCAGGGAATGAAGATTCTCCCAACTGGTCGAAAGAGTTCACTTGGATTATTTCTATATGGATCCATT GTTGGAGTTGGATCCTTTCTGTTTAGCTATGTACCAACTTTATTGCGCTCACTACTTGCTGAGATGGGAATTGGTGAAGATGCGTACAGTCCT CTAGCAGTATTCCTACTAGCTTTTGTTGGTTTAACTGGAGCGTGGTTAGGCTTCTGGGCTGTTCGTAAACTTGTCCTTACAGAAGACGGATCGATTGATAGTGGTGTGGCTCACTTTGTTGCATGGTCTTTCCGAATTCTGGCCGCTAGTATGATTCTTCAG AGTTCGGTGGATCCTTTATTAGCAGTCGGAGCGTTGATAGGAGGAGTTGTCATTCCACTAGCATTGAAGGGGTTCATCATAAATGTTCACAGCAA AATGTCTTTTAGAAAGAACAAGGGAAAGCGCGTAAGTAAACCTGTTTATTCACCCGTTGAAGACTCTTACGAAGATAAACCTAAATTTCACAAGCTATCAGATTCAAACACATTCGTCTCTACCTTCCACGACACAACTGAAAGAAAACACTACTCGAAAGAAGAATGGGACGAGTTCACAAAAAAGTCAACCAAGAAAGCACTAGAAAGTCTTGTACGGTCAGCAGATTTCAATAGCTGGGCTGTCGCTAACACGGATAAACTCACTTTACGTCCCAAGAAAGACACtgaaacaagaaaacaaagttggCTTCCATGGTCTTGA